A genomic region of Phycisphaerae bacterium contains the following coding sequences:
- a CDS encoding FG-GAP repeat protein — MSVLTRSTAYLRRSSLLFLPVAIALLTAGCPTVPTDNNNGNDNGTGSGTIAGDIISVRTDRQISALDSFISILYSVSNAPATSDVEAYYVPVIGTPPNLVEEGERVTIAQGLDVGTNQAFQFDPGVAGVGSYQVGLVVTPPTGSPVEIKSRGRIQVLGPPDPMFIQPLESPTEVLQGESVFVSFDVGDPEDDAQWRLFLLSDTDPRDVPADQLGSELNTGRNNVGSYTLATDDLNPGDYQLGISATDSGDSVARTVARGEEDKIITNTNGPVIRVVEVVPTSPPTIRVTAPPAAGVTLFRNEGYTVRFEAALGEPATSAFVEVFYDNNSTIADGFIDFVPNGDSLPVTGDSVAFPTDLLEGTYYVGATIRQQGQSPLTSYAPGTIRVVRQATLTVTAPNTLLPIAPSTGDSEDAQTVTVRWQTNVPPSAGSVDVFARRLNMDGNPTGSEIPILTDAELTVTSTEFSSPSSGLFRIYVRIDFTDPLVTDLVVSAPLPVRVTSLPRVLWLGALDQTNPPFEGAIFEGVNFEDNAGTSFSPVGDLNDDDRDEFLIGARYGKPFFQNPTGVGVGEAYLLYGASGARKLEGRYNLNSVGTTLLPGVTFAGVRTPQESNDTDGMSSISRLPDVDGDGRDELVFGFPDTASRGHNVDPEQNGVVDPHSLMTLEREDQFLRGGVVVVSSQNSIFRQSTPTQNTINLDLVGQDFDVTCAQREPEDRADAQVWGAAVLDIYSPPQNGCTGSCAQPSSGGASDATQYYRFGFVSALARHYFATYVYSRDLYGGTPDCSEPAPFWGNGCLGTIEMTYCGGLGGPCEPFSPGLYTFAEDPDGPTDPAGFTTFTRTSGFYPAFLPNPNNDNTSIANSPREPFGARVIGVGLSDKFGTSLTLSNATGTGAGDIIVSSPNRTARGILLGPAGGPEAGGEIDGLGSETAAESGVAYIFGLRSLWTASGGRFPPKPHQYIVGEASHCGGPIPLIPNIEAIRIAGFTGDRITNIVGIDDFNSDGRDDIAVGAPTANDGNGRIYIAFRRSPAIEGDYVLEKLSLDPNNPERLAGVLIVSNSTAAFGASLTTGVDFNGDGLNDLVVGSPNASGGIGEIIVVFGDPQLVSPAGGISLTTLLTTRNAQGRPRAVRITGNALDTTGRFGFNVANAGDVDGDGKNDLLISAPNGTPRFDPNPTDADDVLSEPGIDADFDGSSDTVNDLTAAGLVYVVSSRNRLDQIRTCTTSGDACSSSADCAAGEQCQMPANMSISIDQLGSAQLRGFMIAGIRAGDRIGGGDAGDSAAGGIDGKVGRGRSFGLSMAGDVDGDGRGDILIGSVLADPRRDPNTDIGVQNAGEAYLVYGSAAP; from the coding sequence ATGTCAGTTCTCACCCGTTCCACCGCGTACCTGCGCCGTTCCTCGCTCCTTTTCTTGCCCGTTGCCATCGCCCTCCTGACCGCGGGATGCCCAACGGTCCCCACGGACAACAACAACGGCAATGACAACGGCACCGGCTCGGGCACCATCGCCGGCGACATCATTTCCGTCCGCACGGATCGCCAGATTTCCGCCCTCGACTCCTTTATTTCCATCCTCTACAGCGTCAGCAATGCCCCTGCGACCAGCGACGTCGAGGCCTATTACGTTCCCGTCATCGGAACCCCGCCCAATCTCGTCGAGGAAGGCGAGAGGGTGACCATCGCTCAGGGACTCGATGTGGGCACCAACCAGGCGTTTCAGTTCGATCCCGGCGTCGCCGGTGTCGGCAGCTACCAGGTCGGCCTCGTCGTTACGCCGCCAACGGGCAGCCCCGTCGAGATCAAGAGCCGCGGCCGTATTCAGGTACTCGGCCCCCCCGATCCCATGTTTATCCAGCCCCTCGAATCGCCCACGGAAGTCCTCCAGGGCGAGTCCGTTTTTGTCTCGTTCGACGTGGGCGACCCGGAGGATGACGCGCAGTGGCGACTCTTCCTGCTTTCCGATACCGACCCGCGCGACGTTCCGGCCGACCAGCTCGGGTCCGAGCTCAACACCGGACGCAACAACGTCGGCTCCTACACGCTCGCGACCGACGACCTGAACCCCGGCGATTATCAACTGGGCATCTCCGCCACCGACAGCGGCGACTCCGTGGCTCGGACCGTTGCCCGGGGCGAGGAAGATAAGATCATCACGAACACGAACGGTCCCGTCATTCGTGTGGTCGAGGTTGTGCCCACGTCGCCGCCGACCATCCGCGTGACCGCTCCTCCCGCTGCCGGCGTTACGCTGTTCCGCAACGAGGGATACACCGTCCGATTCGAAGCAGCACTCGGAGAGCCGGCCACGTCCGCGTTCGTCGAGGTGTTCTATGACAACAACTCGACCATTGCCGACGGATTCATCGATTTCGTCCCCAACGGTGACAGCCTGCCGGTTACCGGGGATTCTGTCGCATTCCCCACGGACCTGCTCGAAGGTACGTACTACGTCGGCGCAACCATCCGTCAGCAGGGCCAGTCTCCGCTCACCAGCTATGCACCGGGAACCATCCGGGTGGTCCGCCAGGCGACGCTGACCGTTACCGCCCCGAACACGCTGCTGCCTATCGCACCGTCGACCGGGGACAGCGAGGACGCCCAGACGGTAACCGTCCGCTGGCAGACGAACGTACCGCCATCGGCCGGCTCGGTGGATGTTTTCGCCCGCCGACTGAACATGGACGGAAACCCTACCGGATCGGAGATTCCCATCCTCACTGACGCCGAACTGACCGTGACTTCGACGGAGTTCTCCAGCCCGTCATCAGGGCTGTTCCGCATCTATGTCCGCATCGACTTTACCGATCCGCTGGTGACGGACCTGGTCGTCTCCGCGCCACTACCCGTCCGCGTCACATCGCTTCCGCGCGTTCTCTGGCTCGGCGCACTTGATCAGACCAATCCGCCTTTCGAGGGCGCGATTTTCGAGGGTGTGAATTTCGAAGACAACGCGGGCACGAGCTTCAGCCCTGTTGGCGATCTGAATGACGACGATCGCGACGAGTTCCTAATCGGCGCCCGCTACGGAAAGCCCTTCTTCCAGAATCCTACAGGCGTCGGCGTTGGCGAAGCCTATTTACTCTACGGCGCGAGCGGAGCCAGGAAACTCGAGGGCCGCTACAACCTCAACTCCGTCGGTACGACGCTGTTGCCGGGTGTTACTTTCGCGGGCGTGCGCACGCCGCAGGAATCCAACGACACCGACGGAATGAGCTCCATTTCCCGGCTGCCCGATGTGGATGGCGACGGTCGTGACGAACTCGTCTTCGGCTTCCCGGACACGGCTTCGCGCGGACATAATGTCGATCCCGAACAGAACGGTGTAGTCGACCCACACAGCCTCATGACGCTCGAACGTGAAGACCAATTCCTCCGCGGCGGCGTGGTGGTCGTCAGCAGCCAGAACAGCATTTTTCGACAGAGCACGCCGACACAAAACACGATAAATCTCGATCTCGTGGGTCAGGATTTCGATGTCACCTGTGCTCAGCGCGAGCCGGAAGACCGCGCAGATGCGCAAGTCTGGGGCGCTGCCGTTTTAGACATCTACTCGCCACCGCAGAACGGGTGCACCGGCTCTTGCGCACAACCAAGTAGCGGTGGTGCTTCGGATGCGACGCAGTATTATCGATTTGGCTTCGTGAGCGCGCTCGCCCGGCATTACTTCGCCACTTACGTCTACAGCCGCGATTTGTACGGAGGGACTCCCGACTGTTCCGAACCAGCGCCATTCTGGGGAAATGGGTGCCTAGGGACCATCGAAATGACCTATTGCGGCGGGCTCGGCGGTCCGTGCGAACCTTTCTCACCGGGGCTTTATACGTTCGCCGAGGATCCGGACGGCCCGACCGACCCGGCTGGATTTACCACCTTTACGAGGACGTCCGGTTTCTACCCGGCGTTCCTGCCCAATCCGAACAATGACAACACTTCCATTGCGAACAGTCCCCGCGAGCCTTTCGGCGCCCGCGTCATCGGTGTCGGACTTAGCGACAAGTTCGGGACATCGCTGACTCTAAGTAACGCCACTGGAACTGGGGCCGGTGACATTATCGTATCATCGCCGAACCGGACCGCCCGGGGCATTTTGCTTGGACCGGCAGGAGGCCCTGAAGCCGGCGGCGAAATCGACGGACTCGGATCGGAAACCGCGGCTGAATCCGGCGTCGCCTACATCTTCGGACTCCGCAGCCTGTGGACCGCGAGCGGCGGAAGATTCCCCCCGAAGCCTCATCAATACATCGTAGGTGAAGCGAGTCATTGCGGTGGACCGATTCCGCTCATCCCCAACATCGAGGCCATCCGTATTGCCGGATTCACCGGCGATCGGATTACCAACATTGTGGGCATCGACGACTTCAACAGCGACGGCAGAGATGACATCGCCGTTGGCGCGCCGACTGCAAACGACGGCAATGGGCGCATCTACATCGCTTTCCGCCGCTCGCCGGCTATCGAAGGCGACTACGTACTTGAGAAGCTCTCCCTCGATCCCAACAATCCCGAACGATTGGCTGGCGTTCTCATTGTTAGCAACTCGACTGCAGCATTTGGTGCCAGCCTGACCACCGGCGTGGATTTCAATGGAGACGGGCTCAACGATCTCGTTGTGGGCAGTCCAAATGCCAGCGGAGGCATCGGCGAGATCATCGTCGTCTTTGGTGACCCCCAGTTAGTCAGTCCGGCTGGCGGGATTTCCCTTACGACCCTCCTCACCACCCGAAACGCCCAAGGCCGCCCGCGCGCCGTGCGCATCACCGGAAACGCCCTCGACACCACGGGCCGGTTCGGATTCAACGTCGCCAACGCGGGGGATGTTGACGGGGACGGGAAGAACGACCTGCTCATCTCCGCCCCGAATGGAACGCCGCGATTCGATCCCAACCCCACCGACGCCGACGACGTGCTCTCCGAACCCGGCATCGACGCCGACTTCGACGGCTCCTCAGACACCGTCAACGACCTCACGGCCGCGGGATTGGTCTACGTGGTTTCCAGCCGCAACCGCCTCGATCAGATTCGCACGTGCACGACCAGCGGCGACGCCTGCTCCAGCAGTGCCGACTGTGCCGCCGGGGAGCAATGCCAGATGCCGGCCAACATGAGCATCAGCATCGATCAGCTCGGCTCCGCTCAGCTTCGCGGATTCATGATCGCCGGCATCCGCGCCGGAGACCGCATCGGCGGAGGTGACGCCGGCGACTCCGCCGCAGGGGGAATCGACGGCAAGGTCGGCCGCGGACGCTCCTTCGGGCTCTCCATGGCCGGCGATGTCGACGGTGACGGCCGCGGCGACATTCTTATCGGATCCGTCCTGGCTGACCCGCGCCGCGACCCCAACACCGACATCGGTGTCCAGAACGCGGGCGAGGCGTATCTGGTGTATGGTTCGGCCGCGCCGTGA